One stretch of Eupeodes corollae chromosome 2, idEupCoro1.1, whole genome shotgun sequence DNA includes these proteins:
- the LOC129947588 gene encoding DNA polymerase eta: protein MSSTRNFINISNKYDRVILLIDMDCFYCQVEEKLDPSLAGKPIAVVQYNPWRGGGIIAVNYAARAKGVTRHMRGDEAKEQCPEIELVKVPNVREKADLSKYRDAGKDVANVLQKFTNLLERASVDEAYLDITAEVNKRMENMNAGTFFLQPEILVNTFAVGYENIGLYISEITSKISNPCDDDEFSLSYDVDDTPAVRKSDLRLLIGAAICSEIRAAVKRETSFECSAGIAHNKILAKLGCGMNKPNKQTILPLSQISSLFVNLPVGKIKGLGGKFGFDVCERLKVKYLGELLNFSEVELQRKLDGKNGSWLYLMCRGIDLEAVTPRFYSKSIGCCKKFPGRNSITGLKTLEHWLGELSKEIADRLEKDFDENNRRAKQMVVGYVQEINTEDISSSRSVPLSAYDPESIQKVALEVLKRNTDQFFKPGNDLALNNAIKFLSISVGKFESNNGCNEQNTLQQMFAKQKKKEPTVSCPSVGEQNDPSSDLEPRITLKDEQNRQGPVSKTTALERMFANQKAKPPRPQESSTNSDNDKTLLNEIPPTKPRTTPTSFFAAHLNKIKQQKLIESQKATTIISEEDNNLFCDEALPTSEENSVSAQGEEEAQSASFFAGAAQIHGSPTKAPSTSFFARAIKSVSPAAVIESSPIKQDPPSTSFFARAIKSVSPKAKPEANPKTLKRKPDSPEISSTNETTSTYQTEYAELATPELRDEFYIKCETCGKKILSDEESIQSHQDHHLAEELSRQQREEYRKEVQTKISQSASQKKSKTPTVNPNAAKKAKPNSPKVGASIESIMKFMQPLTQPDDIPSTSAQVSCDKCGKAMHRDLMPEHLDYHYAKELQVSLNRSDMVKVVVGGGPALNKSIKSPGVPKKTSSSAVAANKSKPITQFFSQL, encoded by the exons ATGTCGTCGACAAGAAACTTCATAAACATATCTAATAAGTATGACCGAGTAATTTTACTGATAGACATGGATTGTTTCTATTGCCAAGTCGAGGAAAAGTTAGATCCGAGTTTGGCGGGAAAGCCTATAGCCGTAGTTCAGTATAATCCCTGGCGAGGTGGAGG AATAATTGCCGTAAACTATGCGGCCAGAGCCAAAGGGGTCACTCGACACATGCGAGGTGACGAAGCCAAGGAGCAATGTCCTGAAATCGAGCTGGTGAAAGTTCCGAATGTACGTGAAAAGGCAGACTTGTCTAAGTATCGTGACGCAGGTAAGGATGTGGCTAATGTGCTTCAAAAGTTTACCAACCTTCTGGAAAGGGCCAGTGTAGATGAAGCCTACTTGGACATAACAGCGGAAGTCAATAAAAGAATGGAGAACATGAATGCC GGTACATTTTTCCTCCAACCCGAAATTCTGGTGAATACTTTTGCCGTTGGCTATGAAAACATTGGCCTTTATATCAGTGAGATTACCTCTAAGATAAGCAATCCCTGTGACGATGACGAATTCTCTTTGTCCTATGACGTTGACGATACTCCTGCAGTTAGAAAAAGCGATCTACGTTTGCTTATTGGGGCTGCCATATGTAGTGAAATTCGTGCAGCCGTTAAAAGAGAAACGAGCTTTGAATGTTCAGCTGGCATAGCACACAACAAGATTCTGGCCAAATTGGGCTGCGGCATGAATAAACCCAACAAACAGACCATATTACCCCTATCTCAGATAAGCTCCCTTTTCGTTAACCTTCCTGTGGGTAAAATCAAAGGTCTCGGAGGAAAATTCGGTTTCGATGTTTGTGAGCGACTTAAAGTGAAGTATCTTGGGGAATTATTGAACTTTTCCGAAGTAGAACTACAGAGGAAACTAGACGGGAAGAATGG ATCGTGGTTGTATCTCATGTGCCGGGGAATAGACTTGGAAGCTGTCACTCCTCGTTTCTACTCGAAGAGTATTGGCTGCTGCAAAAAGTTCCCAGGTCGGAACTCAATTACAGGTTTAAAGACGCTGGAACACTGGTTGGGAGAGCTTTCGAAGGAAATAGCCGATCGTCTGGAGAAAGATTTCGATGAGAATAATCGTCGTGCTAAACAAATGGTTGTGGGTTATGTTCAAGAAATCAATACAGAGGATATTTCCAGTTCCAGAAGTGTTCCACTTTCAGCCTATGACCCGGAGTCTATACAAAAAGTTGCACTAGAAGTGCTTAAACGGAATACTGATCAATTTTTTAAGCCCGGCAATGATTTGGCCTTAAATAATGCAATCAAATTTTTGAGCATTAGTGTTGGAAAATTTGAGAGCAATAACGGGTGTAATGAGCAGAATACTCTTCAACAGATGTTTgccaaacaaaagaaaaaagaaccaACTGTTTCATGCCCCAGTGTGGGAGAACAAAATGACCCATCGAGTGATTTGGAACCTAGGATTACTCTTAAGGATGAACAAAACAGGCAGGGACCTGTAAGTAAAACCACTGCTCTCGAAAGAATGTTTGCCAATCAAAAGGCAAAGCCTCCTCGCCCACAAGAATCTTCTACAAATTCCGATaacgataaaactttgctgaacGAAATACCCCCAACAAAGCCTAGAACAACACCAACAAGTTTTTTCGCAgctcatttaaacaaaattaaacaacagaAACTAATAGAAAGTCAAAAAGCGACGACAATTATCTCTGAAGAAGATAATAACTTATTTTGCGATGAAGCTTTACCCACATCAGAAGAAAACTCAGTGTCAGCTCAGGGTGAAGAAGAAGCCCAATCTGCATCTTTCTTTGCTGGTGCTGCTCAAATTCATGGAAGTCCGACCAAAGCCCCATCAACATCATTCTTTGCGCGTGCGATCAAATCAGTTTCGCCAGCAGCTGTGATTGAGTCAAGTCCCATCAAACAAGATCCTCCTTCAACATCATTCTTTGCACGTGCCATTAAATCAGTTTCACCAAAAGCTAAGCCCGAGGCCAATCCAAAAACTCTGAAGAGAAAACCTGACTCACCAGAGATATCGTCTACAAATGAAACCACCTCAACCTACCAGACAGAATATGCAGAATTAGCCACACCGGAACTGCGTGATGAGTTCTACATAAAATGTGAAACTTGTGGCAAGAAAATACTATCCGATGAGGAATCCATACAATCACATCAAGATCATCATTTAGCAGAAGAGCTGAGTCGACAACAAAGAGAAGAATATCGCAAAGAAGTTCAGACGAAAATTTCTCAAAGTGCCTcgcaaaaaaaatctaaaactccCACTGTAAATCCGAATGCAGCTAAAAAGGCCAAGCCCAATTCACCAAAAGTTGGAGCAAGTATCGAGAGTATAATGAAATTTATGCAACCTCTCACGCAACCTGATGATATTCCATCTACTTCTGCCCAAGTGAGTTGCGATAAATGTGGTAAAGCTATGCATAGAGATCTTATGCCGGAACATTTAGATTATCACTATGCTAAGGAATTGCAGGTAAGTCTTAATCGTTCGGATATGGTTAAGGTAGTTGTTGGAGGAGGACCTGccttaaataaaagtattaaatcaCCTGGTGTGCCTAAGAAGACTTCTTCGAGTGCGGTTGCAGCGAACAAGTCAAAACCGATAACACAATTTTTCTCAcagctttaa
- the LOC129948121 gene encoding acetylcholine receptor subunit beta-like 1, with translation MEQLKWLTRIFLLFVALTAVRASEDEERLVRDLFRGYNKLIRPVQNMTQKVGVRFGLAFVQLINVNEKNQIMKSNVWLRLVWYDYQLQWDEADYGGIGVLRLPPDKVWKPDIVLFNNADGNYEVRYKSNVLIYPTGEVLWVPPAIYQSSCTIDVTYFPFDQQTCIMKFGSWTFNGDQVSLALYNNKNFVDLSDYWKSGTWDIIEVPAYLNVYEGDGNHPTETDITFYIIIRRKTLFYTVNLILPTVLISFLCVLVFYLPAEAGEKVTLGISILLSLVVFLLLVSKILPPTSLVLPLIAKYLLFTFIMNTVSILVTVVIINWNFRGPRTHRMPLWIRSVFLHYLPAFLLMKRPRKTRLRWMMEMPGMSMPAHPHPSYGSPTELPKHISAIGGKQSKMEVMELSDLHHPNCKINRKINSAGDLGVGDCRRESESSDSILLSPEASKATEAVEFIAEHLRNEDLYIQTREDWKYVAMVIDRLQLYIFFIVTTAGTVGILMDAPHIFEYVDQDRIIEIYRGK, from the exons ATGGAGCAGTTAAAATGGTTAACACGAATTTTTTTACTCTTTGTTGCTCTTACTGCAG TTCGAGCATCGGAGGATGAGGAGCGTTTAGTTCGGGATCTCTTTCGAGGTTACAACAAACTTATAAGACCTGTACAAAATATGACACAGAAGGTGGGAGTACGTTTTGGATTAGCATTTGTTCAGCTTATTAATGTG AATGAAAAAAATCAGATCATGAAGTCAAATGTATGGCTGCGTCTAGTGTGGTATGATTATCAGCTACAGTGGGACGAAGCCGACTACGGAGGTATTGGAGTACTACGACTTCCACCCGATAAGGTTTGGAAACCTGATATAGTTTTGTTCAACAA tgcCGATGGTAACTATGAAGTGCGCTACAAATCAAACGTTCTAATTTATCCAACCGGAGAAGTACTATGGGTTCCACCTGCCATTTATCAGAGTTCCTGCACCATTGATGTAACATATTTCCCCTTTGATCAGCAAACATGCATTATGAAATTTGGATCGTGGACTTTTAATGGCGATCAGGTTTCGTTGGCCCTGTATAACAATAagaattttgttgatttatcCGATTATTGGAAATCGGGAACATGGGACATCATAGAGGTGCCAGCTTATTTAAATGTCTATGAAGGCGATGGCAACCATCCAACGGAAACGGacataacattttatataataattcgAAGGAAGACATTGTTTTATACAGTGAATTTGATTTTACCAACGGTGCTTATTTCGTTCCTTTGTGTATTGGTGTTCTATTTGCCTGCTGAGGCTGGTGAGAAG gTAACACTTGGCATTAGTATTTTACTGTCACTGGTTGTGTTTCTGTTGCTTGTGTCAAAGATATTACCACCAACATCACTTGTACTGCCATTAATTgctaaatatttgctttttacaTTCATAATGAATACGGTTTCAATCTTGGTCACTGTGGTAATTATCAATTGGAATTTCCGAGGACCAAGAACTCATCGAATGCCCCTGTGGATTCGTAGTGTATTCTTGCATTATTTGCCAGCATTTTTACTAATGAAGCGACCACGAAAGACTCGTTTACGTTGGATGATGGAAATGCCTGGCATGAGTATGCCAGCCCATCCTCATCCATCATATGGATCACCAACAGAGCTGCCAAAACATATAAG tGCCATTGGGGGCAAACAATCAAAAATGGAGGTTATGGAGCTTTCCGATCTGCATCACCCTAACTGCAAGATCAATCGAAAAATCAACAGTGCTGGAGACTTGGGTGTTGGAGATTGTCGCCGGGAAAGTGAATCATCTGATTCAATATTGCTCTCCCCAGAAGCGAGCAAGGCAACTGAAGCTGTCGAATTTATTGCTGAGCACTTACGTAATGAAGATCTTTACATTCAG ACACGTGAAGATTGGAAATATGTTGCAATGGTAATTGATCGTTTGCAACTTTACATATTCTTCATTGTTACAACAGCTGGAACAGTTGGTATACTAATGGATGCTCCACATATCTTCGAATACGTCGATCAAGACAGAATCATTGAAATTTATCGAGGAAAGTAG